The DNA sequence GTGTTCGATTCCCAGTGCCGTGCTCGCATTGCCCTGCGGGTCGAGGTCGATCACGAGCACCTTCAGCCCCTGGAGGGCGAGCGCCGCTGCGATGTTGACCGCGGTCGTCGTCTTCCCCACCCCGCCCTTCTGGTTGGCGATGGTGAAGACGCGCTGACGCTCCGGCCGAGGCAGACCGCCACGGCTGGCCGAGTGCAGCAGGCGCACCGCGCGCTCGGCCTCGGCACCGATCGGGGTGTCGATCACGGCGTCGTTCTGCCAGTCCTGAGTGGCGGCGGGGCCGGCGTCCCTCGCCGGGGCCGGCCATGTTTCACGTGAAACACGACCGCCACCGCGCGGCGCCCGCGATTCCTGGGGACCCTCGACCATGCTCATCTCCTGCCCGATCGCGGCGGCCGGTTGCGGCCCTTCGCCGGTGTTCCCCGCTGCGCCACGACCACGGTGGCGGGCGGGTTCAAATAGTCCGCGCCACATCTCATCACCCTGACATCCACCGCGCCAAGCCGACCGAGTACACGCCGGTGCTCCTCGATCTCCGCCTCCGCCTGGGCGCCCTTGAGCGCGAGCATCCGACCCCCGGGGCGCAGCAGACCGATCGTCCACGTGGCGAGCTTGTCGAGTGAGGCGACCGCGCGTGAGGTCACGACGTCCATCTCCCCCACCTCACGTTGCACTGCCCGGTCCTCGGCGCGGCCACGCACCACCTGCACGTCGATCCCCAGTGCGTCCACCGCCTCGACGAGGAACTCGCTACGGCGCAGCATCGGCTCGATCAGCGTGACGACGACGTCCGGCCGCGCCAGCGCCAACGGTATCCCGGGAAGGCCGGCACCGCTGCCGATGTCCGCGATCCGCTCGCCCGCCTCGACGAGCTCTCCGAGCGCCGCGCTGTTGAGCACGTGCCGATCCCAGATCCGGTCGGTCTCGCGGGGACCGATCAGACCCCGCTCCACACCGGCGGAGGCCAGGAGGTCCGCGTAACGCTGGGCCAGCGGGAGCCGCTCCCCGAAAACCGCCTCAGCGACGGGCGGCGGTGCTACGTGTTTCACGTGAAACATCCCCCTGGTGTCGACTGCGGACCGGACCCATGAACTACATGGATGTAACTCAGTCAGTCGGCGAGGACGACGACCCGGCGGGAGGGCTCCACACCTTCGCTCTCACTGTGCACGCCGGCGACGGCCGCGACCGCGTCGTGAACGATCTTGCGCTCGAACGGGGTCATCGGAGCGAGCTCTTCGCGGGTTCCGGTCTCCAGCACGCGGCGGGCGACCTTTTCCCCGAGCGCCGCCAGTTCGTCGCGACGACGGCGGCGCCACCGGGCGATGTCGAGCATCAGGCGGCTGCGCTCCCCGGTCTTCTGGTGGACGGCCAACCGCGTCAGCTCCTGTAGCGCGTCGAGCACCTCGCCCTTGCGGCCCACCAACTTGTTCAGATCGCTACCGCCGTCGATGCTCACGACCGCGCGGTCGCCCTCGACGTCGAGATCGATGTCCCCGTCGAAGTCGAGCAGGTCGAGCAACTCCTCGAGGTAGTCACCGGCGATCTCGCCTTCGGCGACGAGCCGATCCTCGAGGTCGTCGTCGACGGTCGCGTTCACCGCCTCCTCGCGGGTCTCGGTGTCCTCGGCCCGCTCGGTCGTATCAGCGTCAGTCATGTCTGTCTCTCCCTCTTCCGCCAGTCCCCGACTGGTCAACGCTTGCGCTTCTTCGGCCGGGCACCCGGCTTCGGCGTTCGGTTGGGGGCCGGTCCACCACCGGGCTTGGCCGCCCCGTTACCCGCCGCCCGCGTCGCCGGGTCATTGACCGCCGCACCGTCGGAGTTTCCGTCCGTGCCTGCGGTGGCCGTGCTCGTCGTCTCGTCATCGGCACCCGCCGCGTCCTGGGCCTTGCGCGCACGCTTCGGCTTGGCACCCGGTGCCGGCGCGTTGGCGGCGCGGCGTTCCAGCGCCTCGGCCTTCTTCGCCTCTTCTTCCTTCTCGATCTTGTTGAAGACGTAGTGCTGCTGACCGTAGGTCCAGATGTTGTTGGCGAGCCAGTACATGATGACCGCGAGCGGAAGGAACGGGCCGCCCACCACGACGCCGAGTGGGAACACGTACAGCGCGAGTTTGTTCATCAACGCGGTCTGCGGGTTGGCCGCGGCCTCCGCGGTCTGCCGCGCGACCGAGGCCCGGCTGTTGAAGTGCGTCGCGACGCCCGCCAGGATCATGATCGGCACCCCGACCGCGATGACGGCCAGCCGGTTGAATTCGGTGAACGCTTCCAGACCGTGCTGCTGGATCATCGTCGCGCCGAGCGGAGCGCCGAACAGGTTGGCGTCCAGGAAGTGTCCGACGTCGGTCGCACTGAAGACGTAGTTCGGCAGGCTGCGGTTCTCCTCCACCGACAGCCCCAGCCGACCGATGCCCGTCTGCGTGCGGTTGAACGACATCAGCACGTGGTAGAGACCCAGGAACACCGGGATCTGGGCGAGCATCGGCAGACAGCCCAGGATCGGGTTGAACCCATGTTCACGCTGGAGTTTCTGCATCTCCAGCGCCATCCGCTGACGGTCCTTGCCGTACTTCTTCTGGAGGGCCTTGATCTGCGGCTGCAGTTCCTGCATCTGCCGCGTGGTCCGGATCTGGCGCACGAACGGCTTGTAGAGGATGGCGCGCAGGGTGAACACCAGGAACATCACCGACAGCGCCCAGGCGAAGAAGTTGTCGGGGCCCAGGAGGAAGGCGAACGCCTTGTACCAGACCCACATGATCGCCGACACCGGGTAGTAGATGATGTCGAGGCTCAACCAGTTAAACACGCGACTTGCTCCTGACAGGATCGGCGGTGTCGTCTGCACCGCTGCGGTCTTGGGGCGGCGCGCTCGTCGCGTCCGGCCGTTCGGGGATCGGGTCCCATCCTCCCGGATGCCAGGGACCACATTTCGCCAGCCGGACGAGCGACAGCCATCCGCCACGCACCAGGCCGTACTCCGTCAGTGCGTCGACGGCGTACTGGCTACAGGTCGGCGTGAAGCGGCAGGACGGCAGGCGAAGCGGAGAGATCATGTGGCGATAGAGCTGGATGACGTAGACGACGGCTCTGGCCGCCGCGGTGCTCACCACTCGAAGTCCGGTCACGCCGAGGCCTTGACGCGCGGCCGGGC is a window from the Mycolicibacterium litorale genome containing:
- the rsmG gene encoding 16S rRNA (guanine(527)-N(7))-methyltransferase RsmG, whose amino-acid sequence is MFHVKHVAPPPVAEAVFGERLPLAQRYADLLASAGVERGLIGPRETDRIWDRHVLNSAALGELVEAGERIADIGSGAGLPGIPLALARPDVVVTLIEPMLRRSEFLVEAVDALGIDVQVVRGRAEDRAVQREVGEMDVVTSRAVASLDKLATWTIGLLRPGGRMLALKGAQAEAEIEEHRRVLGRLGAVDVRVMRCGADYLNPPATVVVAQRGTPAKGRNRPPRSGRR
- a CDS encoding protein jag, coding for MTDADTTERAEDTETREEAVNATVDDDLEDRLVAEGEIAGDYLEELLDLLDFDGDIDLDVEGDRAVVSIDGGSDLNKLVGRKGEVLDALQELTRLAVHQKTGERSRLMLDIARWRRRRRDELAALGEKVARRVLETGTREELAPMTPFERKIVHDAVAAVAGVHSESEGVEPSRRVVVLAD
- the yidC gene encoding membrane protein insertase YidC, whose protein sequence is MFNWLSLDIIYYPVSAIMWVWYKAFAFLLGPDNFFAWALSVMFLVFTLRAILYKPFVRQIRTTRQMQELQPQIKALQKKYGKDRQRMALEMQKLQREHGFNPILGCLPMLAQIPVFLGLYHVLMSFNRTQTGIGRLGLSVEENRSLPNYVFSATDVGHFLDANLFGAPLGATMIQQHGLEAFTEFNRLAVIAVGVPIMILAGVATHFNSRASVARQTAEAAANPQTALMNKLALYVFPLGVVVGGPFLPLAVIMYWLANNIWTYGQQHYVFNKIEKEEEAKKAEALERRAANAPAPGAKPKRARKAQDAAGADDETTSTATAGTDGNSDGAAVNDPATRAAGNGAAKPGGGPAPNRTPKPGARPKKRKR
- the yidD gene encoding membrane protein insertion efficiency factor YidD, which translates into the protein MISPLRLPSCRFTPTCSQYAVDALTEYGLVRGGWLSLVRLAKCGPWHPGGWDPIPERPDATSAPPQDRSGADDTADPVRSKSRV